The window ACTCATACAACGTTTTATGGAGCAACCAATCTTCATGAATTTCATGCAAACTCCTAATGTACTCAAAAGGTACTCTTCTTTCTTCAGCCCTATCCCTTTTGACAATTCTATCGTACACAACCTCTGGATCCGTCCTCAAATACACAAACATATCAACACCCACATCTTGTTCCTTTCTGATCCATTTAAACCATTCATCAATAACTGAAAATTCGGGTGCTGACAGTAACTCATCTCTCCTCAGTTTCTCAACAAAACAATATCGGGCGCTATAAATCGACCTCTCCAGCATTTTAAAAGGTGTGGGAGTTTTCATAGTGTGTGCCTGGAGAAGAGTCAACTGCACATACGACTGGAAAGTGAAGCTGTTTCTTTTCGGGTCCTTATACATGAGGTCTAGTAAATTGTGCCCTTGACAGTTCCGCCACTTATCGAGCGGTTCAGCCACGATGGTAATGTTGCCCAAGTTTCCCATGTGCTTTAGGAATGTTGTCTTGCCACTTCCGATGTTGCCCTCAACGGCAATAGTGCAAGGACGTTCACTGAGGCTTCGTTTCATTGCACTGCATAATCTCCTAACGAGCATTCCGGTAATCTAATCCGAGATAATTTATCCGCAAACTTGTGCAATGTGTTGACAGCCACATAACCCAACTTTGAATTGTTTATATTTAGGGTTAGGTAACTGTCACCTGTCAATCGCTCATGCGCATTTTTGGAGCAAACTTGAAATGTGAAAATTACGCAACGGGTTCGAAGTACTTGtttaaagtactttttttgtttttttcatttgactttgttttatttacacaTTTTAATCGTAGATTTGTTAGTGCCTTGACATTTGTAACGTCAGTAAAACGTCAAATTTGACAAGTTATAAGTCATCATGGCGACAAAACGTCGTCCCATAcatacaaagttaaattttCGCCCCAACATAAGTGACAGCAACCTGGAGTGCCGCGGGACAAAGCCAACATGTGAGCCAACTTCCGTGAGAGAGACTTTCACCTTAATGGTCTTGTacttatgcaaaaaatcacttttctTCGACACTAACCTCAAAGTGGCCATCTACCTCGGAaccctatttttattatcactgGTAGCAGATGTGGCCACAATTCCCAAACTGTACCTTTCACGTTCTgacaatttgtttaataaatatttcgtgAAATTTGCCTGGGGCTGGAACCTTTTACTCCTAACCCCGTTTGTTGTGTTCACTTCGTACATCTACTGTTGCGGACAAAAGAAACTCATAATCAAGCACCACCTGCTCCGAATTTGCATCGCCACGTTCTTCTGGTGGTTGTGGACAAGTCTGTTCAACGTGATCGAGGCGTCGTTTGGACGCTGCGGCCAAAGACAGTTTAGCACCAAGGGCACGTGTTTGCAAGCGGGGCACGTCTGGAACGGCTTTGACATCTCGGGACACACCTTCATTCTCATTTACGGCAGCCTCTTCCTCATTGAAGAGACACGATGTATAGAAAACTGGGACAGCATCAAGGAGCACCTCAGACTGGAGAACCACAACAGGACGTCCAGGGACCCCGCGGAAAACACAAACCCGTTACGGAATTTATCAGACGACGAAATGCGGGAACTCCAATTCAACTACACCAAGTACACGCCGTACATTAGGGCGCTCCTTATGGCAATAACTCTGCTTCAGATTTTGTGGGACGTGATGCTTGTGTGCACGATGTTGTACTACCATATCATGATTGAGAAGTTTCTCGGGGGAGTTTTGGCAATTTTAACGTGGTTTTTCACCTACCGGATGTGGTACGTTCACCCGAAGATCATCCCTAATTTACCGGGACAAGGggtttttaaatacattaagAAGAAGGGGGAGCCCCAGTCCGTGCCTAGGAGACGAACTGGGAGTATAGTAAACGGGCGGGGGCCACTTTTCATGGGGCGACCCATTTATCCACAACAGGATGCTCAACAGGACGAAAATTCAGGGTGAATTGGGGCCTTATTCAAGGGTTTGGTGTGCGGTTATTGTTGTAATTACGTAATATCGATTTTTATATACGAAGTTTTccacaaaaatttacattaaatgAAACGCATTGTTGGATTGTTTTCGCATTTGCTTGATTTACATAAGGCGGTTTTAAAAAGGGACAATCTGCTGCTCAAGGCAACAGAACATCCAATAATCTGTGATcacaacaatttttgtatgtatttacaaaaaagtaattgatttttttgtataatttgcATTGTGTGTATAAATTGCCCGTCTTGGTCATTTTATCCTTATTTTAACTCGTACAGTGTTCCTGTTTTCTCTCTTTTGTCACAAAGTACAATTTTGTTGGGttgtttctaatttatttttgttactgATTAAATAACTTTATGAACCgataagttttttatttctcaacTTCAGTACACCCGTGGTCTAGTAGTCCTAACTACTTCTTGTCCGAACATAAACCAGAAACTCGAcagtttaatttgattttatatAAAGAATTCCATAATCCGATCGAATTACCGAGATACTTAATCTATCAAAAAGCCAAGTAAAAACACGACTAGTtcaatgaaatttattttcggGAGTAAAGTAGAATAATAAATCAACCGCGACTACCtctcaatataaaaatatttggtacCACCTATCAACAGAAACTTAACAAAATACGCGCATCACTGACCCACACAGCGACTCATCTAAGCAATGTACTTCTTTGCGATGATCGCCCCTCCAACGACCAACGCCACAGCAGCCACAACCCCGAAAACGATC of the Tribolium castaneum strain GA2 chromosome 1, icTriCast1.1, whole genome shotgun sequence genome contains:
- the LOC659303 gene encoding deoxynucleoside kinase, whose translation is MKRSLSERPCTIAVEGNIGSGKTTFLKHMGNLGNITIVAEPLDKWRNCQGHNLLDLMYKDPKRNSFTFQSYVQLTLLQAHTMKTPTPFKMLERSIYSARYCFVEKLRRDELLSAPEFSVIDEWFKWIRKEQDVGVDMFVYLRTDPEVVYDRIVKRDRAEERRVPFEYIRSLHEIHEDWLLHKTLYECPAPVFVVDANVDLGMIGSEYERFEEEVLHKKMLMGM
- the Fitm gene encoding acyl-coenzyme A diphosphatase FITM2 encodes the protein MATKRRPIHTKLNFRPNISDSNLECRGTKPTCEPTSVRETFTLMVLYLCKKSLFFDTNLKVAIYLGTLFLLSLVADVATIPKLYLSRSDNLFNKYFVKFAWGWNLLLLTPFVVFTSYIYCCGQKKLIIKHHLLRICIATFFWWLWTSLFNVIEASFGRCGQRQFSTKGTCLQAGHVWNGFDISGHTFILIYGSLFLIEETRCIENWDSIKEHLRLENHNRTSRDPAENTNPLRNLSDDEMRELQFNYTKYTPYIRALLMAITLLQILWDVMLVCTMLYYHIMIEKFLGGVLAILTWFFTYRMWYVHPKIIPNLPGQGVFKYIKKKGEPQSVPRRRTGSIVNGRGPLFMGRPIYPQQDAQQDENSG